A window of the Nocardia sp. NBC_01329 genome harbors these coding sequences:
- the mtrA gene encoding MtrAB system response regulator MtrA, translated as MKPKILVVDDDMALAEMLTIVLRGEGFDPHVVGDGTQALSAVREIRPDLVLLDLMLPGMNGIDVCRVLRADSGVPIVMLTAKTDTVDVVLGLESGADDYIVKPFKPKELVARVRARLRRTEEEPAELLNIADVVIDVPAHKVTREGTQISLTPLEFDLLVALARKPRQVFTREVLLEQVWGYRHAADTRLVNVHVQRLRAKVEKDPENPEIVLTVRGVGYKAGPP; from the coding sequence ATGAAGCCGAAGATTCTGGTCGTCGACGACGATATGGCGCTCGCGGAGATGCTCACCATCGTCCTGCGGGGCGAGGGGTTCGATCCGCACGTGGTCGGCGACGGCACCCAGGCCCTGTCGGCAGTCCGTGAGATCCGCCCCGATCTGGTGCTGCTCGATCTCATGCTGCCCGGGATGAACGGCATCGATGTATGCCGGGTGCTGCGCGCCGACTCCGGTGTGCCGATCGTGATGCTCACCGCCAAGACCGACACCGTCGATGTGGTACTCGGCCTCGAATCCGGGGCCGACGACTACATCGTCAAACCGTTCAAGCCCAAGGAACTGGTGGCCCGGGTACGGGCCCGGCTGCGCCGTACCGAGGAGGAGCCGGCCGAGCTGCTGAACATCGCCGACGTCGTCATCGATGTTCCGGCGCACAAGGTCACCCGTGAGGGCACGCAGATCTCGCTCACGCCGCTGGAGTTCGACCTGCTGGTCGCATTGGCCCGCAAACCCCGCCAGGTGTTCACCCGCGAGGTACTGCTGGAACAGGTCTGGGGTTACCGGCACGCCGCCGATACCCGGCTGGTGAACGTCCATGTGCAGCGACTTCGAGCGAAGGTCGAGAAGGATCCGGAGAATCCCGAGATCGTTCTGACCGTCCGCGGTGTGGGGTACAAGGCCGGTCCGCCGTGA
- the mtrB gene encoding MtrAB system histidine kinase MtrB has translation MRQALTPVNEWFQHVGKSLGLLWRRSLQLRVIVSTLTLSLIVITVLGVVLTSQITDRLLDAKISAGVEEMDRVRNTVETQLAGVHDITSQQQRLIDARDSLSNRRDSNRTGGAAGSFDSALSMIGGTPQQVITAGPMTEVPDALRRFVQRNQVSYQFATVADPDGYHGRALIIGSPSAEVPTLEIYLIFPLSNEERSLALMRGTMLVGGVVLLILLAAITALVTRQVVLPIRSAARIAGRFADGRLKERMLVRGDDDIARLAKAFNEMAESLSNQINQLEEFGNLQRRFTSDVSHELRTPLTTVRMAADLIHGSSDDLDPALARSAELLVTELDRFEGLLNDLLEISRHDAGVAELQVESLDVRMCVRAAISTVRHLARDAGVEVVIDLPEEPVVAEVDPRRVERVLRNLLANAIDHSEGKPVLIRMRGDTEANALAVVVRDQGVGLRPGEEKLVFSRFWRSDPSRMRRSGGTGLGLSISVEDANLHDGKLEAWGRPGVGASFRLTLPLVRGQKLGKSPLPLEPGMRRAPQRPHSDSDRAAGERVELGPPVTETEPWAPRPAVGETADRDLSATGAPDAGSESDTPRSDVPVTGPIPAGAPASESVAADPDSETPAQDSDPDRDDSGEPGPPGPADGGAVITDSGDQKS, from the coding sequence GTGCGACAGGCGTTGACACCGGTCAACGAATGGTTCCAGCACGTCGGAAAATCGCTGGGTCTGCTCTGGCGGCGCTCGTTGCAGCTGCGGGTCATCGTCTCGACGCTGACTCTGTCCCTGATCGTCATCACAGTGCTGGGTGTCGTGCTGACCAGCCAGATCACCGACCGGCTGCTGGACGCCAAGATCAGTGCCGGGGTCGAGGAGATGGACCGCGTCCGCAACACGGTCGAAACCCAGCTGGCGGGGGTCCACGACATCACCAGCCAGCAGCAGCGGCTGATCGACGCCCGTGACTCGCTGTCCAACCGGCGCGATTCGAACCGCACCGGCGGCGCGGCGGGCAGTTTCGATTCGGCACTGAGCATGATCGGCGGGACCCCGCAGCAGGTGATCACCGCCGGGCCGATGACAGAGGTGCCCGACGCGTTGCGCCGGTTCGTCCAGCGCAACCAGGTCAGCTACCAGTTCGCCACGGTCGCGGATCCGGACGGCTATCACGGCCGCGCGCTCATCATCGGCAGCCCCAGCGCCGAGGTGCCCACCCTGGAGATCTACCTGATCTTCCCGTTGAGCAACGAGGAACGCAGCCTGGCACTGATGCGCGGCACCATGCTGGTCGGCGGTGTGGTGCTGCTGATCCTGCTGGCCGCCATCACGGCCCTGGTGACGCGGCAGGTGGTGCTGCCGATCCGGTCCGCTGCCCGGATCGCCGGTCGTTTCGCCGACGGGCGGCTCAAGGAACGCATGCTGGTGCGCGGCGACGACGATATCGCCCGGCTGGCCAAAGCTTTCAACGAAATGGCCGAGAGTCTTTCCAACCAGATCAACCAGCTGGAGGAATTCGGCAATCTGCAACGGCGTTTCACCTCCGACGTCAGCCATGAACTGCGTACCCCGCTGACCACAGTGCGGATGGCGGCCGATCTCATCCACGGCAGCAGCGACGATCTCGATCCCGCGCTGGCCCGCAGTGCCGAACTGCTGGTCACCGAACTCGACCGGTTCGAAGGACTGCTCAACGATCTGCTGGAGATCTCGCGTCACGATGCCGGTGTCGCCGAGCTCCAGGTCGAATCGCTAGATGTCCGCATGTGCGTCCGCGCGGCCATCTCCACAGTGCGGCATCTGGCGCGCGACGCCGGGGTCGAGGTCGTCATCGATCTGCCCGAGGAACCGGTGGTCGCCGAGGTCGATCCGCGACGGGTGGAACGGGTGCTGCGCAACCTGCTCGCCAACGCGATCGATCACAGCGAGGGCAAACCCGTCCTGATCCGGATGCGCGGCGATACCGAAGCCAACGCACTCGCCGTGGTGGTGCGGGATCAGGGTGTCGGTCTGCGGCCGGGGGAGGAGAAACTGGTGTTCAGCAGGTTCTGGCGGTCCGATCCTTCGCGGATGCGCCGCTCCGGTGGGACGGGGCTCGGCTTGTCCATCAGTGTCGAGGACGCCAACCTGCACGACGGCAAACTCGAGGCGTGGGGGCGCCCGGGGGTCGGCGCGAGTTTCCGGTTGACGCTGCCGTTGGTCCGTGGTCAGAAGCTGGGAAAGAGCCCGCTGCCTTTGGAGCCGGGTATGCGCCGCGCACCGCAGCGGCCGCACAGCGATAGTGATCGAGCCGCCGGCGAGCGAGTGGAACTCGGACCGCCGGTCACCGAGACCGAGCCCTGGGCGCCCCGCCCCGCAGTTGGCGAGACAGCGGACCGGGACCTGTCGGCAACGGGTGCTCCGGACGCGGGTTCGGAGTCGGATACTCCTCGATCCGATGTGCCGGTGACCGGGCCCATCCCTGCCGGTGCGCCGGCGAGTGAATCAGTGGCGGCCGATCCGGATTCCGAAACGCCCGCGCAGGATTCGGATCCGGATCGCGACGACTCCGGAGAGCCGGGGCCGCCCGGTCCGGCGGACGGAGGTGCTGTGATCACCGACAGTGGAGACCAGAAATCATGA
- the lpqB gene encoding MtrAB system accessory lipoprotein LpqB, which yields MTAHLRRLRLLVVVAAVIGLATTAGCANLPDSSQPQALGTINQEPTAEGPPLPTKNRDPDLLLRDFLQATADPTDGHLAARQYMTPAASTQWNDVDSHVIVERADTLRESRTENEATYVLRARKVGELAEDGSYHAVDGIIENKIEMTRIDGQWRIDELPDGVVMEYSAFTQSYRRHALYFVTADGQHLAPDLRWVAGRPDELAQQLVNKLIAGPQPYIAPVVRNYLAPPVAVRGVVTKANGDPVGVGVGLGGVRIDFTGIGEMSPRDRELFAAQVVLTLASADVLGPYLLLDDGRPLDERFAGNGWSVDDLGPVADSVQPESLIGLHALRDGKLVKVEENRAPAPAPGYFGDVQNLQSVGLSPDGKLVAAVADAGRQPPQPQRTLMVGSYGGNAFPVAEGGAITRPSWTADGSAAWAVIDGNRMIRAVTNLDTGTVSVQEVDTTQLTAPDSGPAFELPITELRISRNGVSTVLIADGKVYVAMVLRRPDGTFALTAPRQIAIELGTAATSVDWFSDDTIILATAGNVDPVRTVKIDGSGMASLGGRNLTPPVRQVTASIERQYVADSRAVLEFTRTPEGGDPYWREVPGLGADAVPVLPG from the coding sequence ATGACCGCGCACCTACGGCGGTTGCGGCTGCTCGTCGTGGTGGCCGCGGTGATCGGACTGGCCACCACGGCTGGTTGCGCTAATCTGCCCGATTCCTCGCAGCCCCAGGCCCTCGGCACGATCAACCAGGAACCCACCGCCGAGGGCCCTCCGCTTCCTACCAAGAACCGTGACCCGGATCTGCTGCTGCGGGATTTCCTGCAGGCGACCGCCGACCCCACCGATGGTCATCTGGCCGCTCGGCAGTACATGACCCCCGCCGCCTCCACCCAGTGGAACGACGTCGACTCCCACGTGATCGTGGAACGGGCAGACACCCTGCGGGAATCGCGGACCGAGAACGAGGCGACCTACGTGCTGCGCGCGCGCAAGGTCGGCGAACTCGCCGAGGACGGGTCGTATCACGCGGTCGACGGGATCATCGAGAACAAGATCGAGATGACCCGGATCGACGGCCAATGGCGGATCGACGAACTGCCCGACGGCGTCGTGATGGAGTACAGCGCCTTCACTCAGTCCTACCGTCGGCACGCCCTGTACTTCGTGACCGCCGACGGCCAGCATTTGGCACCGGACCTGCGCTGGGTCGCGGGCCGCCCGGACGAACTGGCCCAGCAACTGGTGAACAAACTGATCGCCGGCCCGCAGCCGTATATCGCTCCGGTCGTGCGCAATTACCTGGCCCCGCCCGTGGCGGTGCGTGGTGTCGTCACCAAGGCCAACGGCGATCCGGTAGGCGTCGGAGTGGGCCTGGGTGGGGTACGGATCGATTTCACCGGGATCGGCGAGATGAGCCCGCGTGACCGTGAATTATTCGCGGCCCAAGTGGTACTCACCCTCGCGAGCGCCGATGTGCTGGGTCCCTACCTGCTGCTCGACGACGGGCGGCCGCTGGACGAGCGGTTCGCCGGCAACGGCTGGTCGGTCGACGATCTGGGCCCGGTCGCCGACTCCGTGCAGCCGGAGTCGCTGATCGGTCTGCACGCACTGCGCGACGGCAAGCTCGTCAAGGTCGAGGAGAACCGGGCCCCGGCTCCGGCCCCGGGATATTTCGGTGATGTGCAGAACCTGCAATCGGTCGGCCTGTCTCCGGACGGGAAACTGGTGGCGGCCGTCGCCGACGCGGGTCGCCAGCCGCCGCAGCCGCAGCGCACCCTGATGGTGGGTAGCTACGGGGGCAACGCCTTCCCGGTCGCGGAGGGCGGCGCCATCACCCGCCCGTCCTGGACCGCCGACGGCAGTGCCGCCTGGGCTGTCATCGACGGGAACCGGATGATCCGGGCGGTCACCAATCTCGATACCGGCACGGTGTCGGTGCAAGAGGTGGATACCACCCAGTTGACGGCACCGGATTCCGGACCGGCTTTCGAACTACCGATCACCGAACTTCGGATCTCCCGCAACGGGGTGAGCACAGTATTGATCGCCGACGGGAAGGTGTACGTCGCCATGGTGCTGCGCCGGCCGGACGGTACCTTCGCACTCACCGCGCCGCGGCAGATCGCCATCGAACTCGGTACCGCCGCGACCTCGGTCGACTGGTTCAGCGACGATACGATCATCCTGGCCACCGCCGGTAACGTCGACCCGGTCCGTACCGTGAAGATAGACGGCTCCGGGATGGCCTCGCTCGGCGGCCGCAACCTCACCCCGCCGGTCCGGCAGGTCACCGCCTCCATCGAACGGCAGTACGTCGCCGACTCACGGGCAGTCCTGGAATTCACCCGCACTCCCGAGGGTGGCGACCCCTATTGGCGCGAGGTTCCCGGTCTCGGCGCCGACGCCGTCCCGGTGCTGCCCGGCTGA
- a CDS encoding ComF family protein, translating into MRTLLDLVVPIECAGCRISGTPWCARCARSIAGPPIQVHPRTDPGVPCWALSHYRGPARQAVLAAKERNRRDLARPLGFALARGLAELRAPHRPLILVPSPSRSAAARRRGGDPVLRCARIAAQSLSSCQVLPCLRVWWGVRDSAGLTARERDRNLRGRVSAVPLPARAVDAQVVLVDDVLTTGATVSACARALIAAGTRLDGVFVTCAG; encoded by the coding sequence ATGCGGACCCTGCTGGATCTGGTCGTACCGATCGAATGCGCCGGCTGCCGGATATCCGGGACACCGTGGTGTGCACGCTGTGCGCGCAGTATCGCCGGTCCCCCGATCCAGGTGCATCCGCGGACCGACCCGGGCGTGCCCTGTTGGGCGCTGAGCCACTATCGCGGACCGGCCCGGCAGGCCGTGCTCGCGGCCAAGGAACGGAACCGGCGCGACCTCGCCCGCCCGCTCGGATTCGCCTTAGCCAGGGGACTGGCCGAGTTGCGAGCCCCGCACCGGCCCTTGATACTTGTACCCTCGCCGAGCCGGAGCGCGGCAGCACGGCGCCGCGGCGGCGACCCGGTATTGCGATGCGCGCGGATCGCGGCGCAGTCGCTGAGCAGTTGCCAGGTGCTGCCCTGTCTGCGAGTCTGGTGGGGAGTCCGCGATTCGGCCGGTCTGACGGCACGCGAACGCGACCGCAATCTCCGCGGTCGGGTCAGTGCTGTGCCACTACCGGCGCGGGCGGTCGATGCGCAGGTCGTCTTGGTCGACGACGTGTTGACGACAGGCGCCACGGTATCGGCCTGCGCCCGCGCCCTCATTGCCGCAGGAACACGCCTGGATGGCGTATTCGTGACGTGTGCCGGGTGA
- the hpf gene encoding ribosome hibernation-promoting factor, HPF/YfiA family, whose product MQDTAQTELDDQLDRPRDTRAEIVVKGRNVEVPDHFRIYVSEKLSRLERFDPSIFLFDVELFHERNRRQRKNCQRVEITARGKGPIVRAEACADSFYAAFEAVTAKLESRLRRTKDRRRVHYGEKTPVSVHDATAELAEDALLEALSDIPHDHSPHSRNRSDFAADYPEYEGPGHIVRTKVHSAIPMTVDDALYEMELVGHDFFLFQDKETDRPSVVYRRHAFDYGLIRLA is encoded by the coding sequence GTGCAGGACACAGCCCAGACCGAGCTGGACGATCAGCTCGACCGACCACGGGATACCCGTGCGGAGATCGTGGTCAAGGGCCGCAACGTCGAGGTCCCCGACCATTTTCGAATCTATGTGTCGGAGAAGCTGTCCCGTCTGGAACGCTTCGATCCATCGATCTTCCTCTTCGACGTGGAGCTCTTCCACGAACGCAACCGTCGTCAACGCAAGAACTGCCAGCGGGTGGAGATCACCGCGCGCGGTAAGGGCCCGATCGTCCGTGCCGAGGCCTGCGCGGACAGTTTCTACGCCGCGTTCGAGGCCGTGACCGCGAAGCTGGAGAGCCGGCTGCGTCGCACCAAAGACCGCCGCCGTGTCCACTACGGTGAGAAGACCCCGGTCTCTGTGCACGACGCCACCGCTGAACTGGCCGAAGATGCCCTCCTCGAGGCTCTCTCCGATATCCCGCACGACCATTCCCCGCACAGCCGGAATCGCTCCGATTTCGCGGCCGACTACCCCGAATACGAGGGGCCCGGTCATATCGTGCGCACGAAGGTACATTCCGCGATCCCCATGACGGTCGACGATGCCTTGTACGAGATGGAGTTGGTGGGCCACGATTTCTTCTTGTTCCAGGACAAGGAAACCGATCGGCCGTCGGTGGTCTACCGCCGGCACGCCTTCGATTACGGCCTGATCAGGCTCGCATAG
- the bluB gene encoding 5,6-dimethylbenzimidazole synthase, with amino-acid sequence MSVYEAIRTRRDVRAEFTGDPIDDPTLWRILAAAHCAPSVGNSQPWDFVVVREPDTLRKFAGHVAERRLDFARSLPAERARTFAPIKIEGIEESGTGIVVVHDDGRGGPQILGRATVPETGLYSTILAIQNLWLAATAEQIGVGWVSFYDEPFLADLIELPAGARPVAWLCIGPVTEFRPVPDLEHFGWRDRRPLSAAVHRERYTGATSE; translated from the coding sequence ATGAGCGTTTACGAGGCCATCCGTACCCGCCGGGATGTACGGGCGGAATTCACCGGAGACCCCATCGACGACCCCACCCTGTGGCGAATTCTGGCGGCGGCGCACTGTGCGCCCAGTGTCGGTAATTCGCAGCCGTGGGATTTCGTTGTTGTTCGTGAACCGGACACACTGCGGAAGTTCGCGGGCCATGTGGCCGAGCGGCGGCTCGATTTCGCGCGTTCGCTGCCCGCCGAGCGGGCACGGACCTTCGCGCCGATCAAGATCGAGGGAATCGAGGAGAGCGGCACCGGGATCGTGGTCGTCCACGACGATGGGCGGGGCGGGCCCCAGATACTGGGCCGGGCCACCGTACCCGAAACCGGTTTGTACTCGACGATTCTCGCGATTCAGAACCTCTGGCTGGCCGCTACCGCCGAACAGATCGGAGTGGGGTGGGTGTCTTTCTACGACGAACCGTTCCTCGCCGACCTGATCGAGCTACCCGCGGGGGCCCGGCCGGTTGCCTGGCTCTGTATCGGCCCGGTCACCGAATTCCGACCCGTTCCCGATCTGGAACATTTCGGCTGGCGCGATCGGCGACCGCTGAGTGCCGCGGTGCACCGGGAGCGGTACACCGGCGCGACCAGCGAATGA
- a CDS encoding fatty acid desaturase family protein, with translation MAISDVKEYAHLTEADVEALGAEFDAIRRDIESTRGERDARYIRNVIRLQRALEISGRTVLFASFLPPAWLAGVALLGTAKIIENMEIGHNVMHGQWDWMNDPEIHSTHWEWDNAGPSKHWKHTHNYLHHKYTNVLGMDDDIGYGLLRVTRDQRWKPFYIGNPVYNLVLQSLFEYGVAIQHLELGKLAAGKFPAGTPERAEFDRKAGEVKAKIKKQVLKDYVVFPLLTGPSFFHTLTADLTANVIRNVWTNAVIFCGHFPDGAEKFTKADIDGESRAQWYLRQMLGSANISGGKVMHFMTGNLSHQIEHHLFPDLPSNRYAEVAVRVRELCDKYDLPYTTGSLPVQYFKAWRTIAKLSLPNKYLRHTTDDAPETASERKFNGQAVSTFDPVTGQRRGLRTAIAEGRRRLRRRAVALAG, from the coding sequence ATGGCTATATCGGATGTCAAGGAATACGCGCATCTCACCGAGGCGGACGTGGAGGCTCTCGGAGCAGAGTTCGACGCGATTCGCCGGGACATCGAATCGACCCGGGGTGAACGGGACGCCCGATACATCCGCAATGTCATCAGACTGCAGCGCGCACTCGAAATCAGCGGCCGCACCGTATTGTTCGCCAGTTTCCTGCCCCCGGCCTGGCTGGCCGGCGTGGCGCTGCTCGGCACCGCCAAAATCATCGAGAACATGGAGATCGGGCACAATGTGATGCACGGTCAGTGGGACTGGATGAACGATCCGGAGATCCACTCCACGCATTGGGAATGGGATAACGCGGGCCCGTCCAAGCACTGGAAGCACACCCACAACTACCTGCACCACAAGTACACCAATGTCCTGGGGATGGACGACGATATCGGCTACGGCCTGCTCCGGGTCACGCGCGACCAGCGCTGGAAGCCGTTCTACATCGGTAACCCGGTCTACAACCTGGTGCTGCAATCGCTGTTCGAATACGGCGTCGCGATCCAGCATCTCGAACTCGGCAAGCTCGCCGCCGGAAAGTTCCCGGCGGGAACCCCCGAACGCGCGGAATTCGATCGCAAGGCCGGTGAGGTGAAGGCCAAGATCAAGAAGCAGGTGCTGAAGGATTATGTCGTCTTCCCGTTGCTGACCGGCCCCTCGTTCTTCCACACCCTCACCGCCGACCTCACGGCGAACGTGATCCGCAATGTCTGGACAAACGCGGTCATCTTCTGCGGCCACTTCCCCGACGGCGCGGAGAAATTCACCAAGGCCGATATCGACGGTGAGAGCCGGGCCCAGTGGTATCTGCGGCAGATGCTCGGCAGCGCCAATATCTCGGGCGGCAAGGTCATGCACTTCATGACCGGAAACCTCAGCCACCAGATCGAACACCACCTGTTCCCGGATCTCCCCAGCAATCGCTACGCGGAGGTCGCGGTACGGGTGCGCGAACTCTGCGATAAGTACGATCTGCCGTACACCACGGGTTCGCTGCCGGTTCAGTATTTCAAAGCCTGGCGCACCATCGCGAAACTGTCGCTGCCCAACAAATACCTGCGGCACACCACCGACGACGCCCCCGAAACCGCCTCGGAGCGGAAGTTCAACGGGCAGGCGGTATCCACATTCGACCCGGTGACCGGACAGCGGCGCGGCCTGCGCACCGCGATCGCGGAAGGCCGCCGCCGGCTCCGCCGACGCGCGGTCGCTCTGGCCGGCTGA
- a CDS encoding fatty acid desaturase family protein: protein MAITDIRAFAHLAAEDVETLGQELDTLRRSVEQSLGERDARYIRRTIAAQRALELAARAVLFGSRNRWAWMTGTAMLSVAKIIENMELGHNISHGQWDWMNDPEIHSTNWEWDMTGPSAQWRRAHNYSHHTYTNVLGKDEDLGFGILRMTRDEPWRPVHLVQPVANIVLAAAFEWGIALHDWTIEKELTGVSRYQVFSEPNKAFARKITRQVAKDFLLYPAVTGPAFLSTLKANATANLIRNLWAYAVIFCGHFPDGAEKFTEEQLEGETPGEWYLRQMLGSANFSAGPVMGFMSGNLSYQIEHHLFPDLPSNRYPEVAVGVRGLCEKYDLPYTTGSLGKQYLLAFRTIHKLALPDRFLRRTADDAPETSSERKFAGVTLHPGSENRPWSIDPATGKRRGLRWAMHEAKIALRAKAEHEKEVLRGAERTLRAKARQEQDLLRRARHALRKSHTSYSA, encoded by the coding sequence GTGGCAATCACCGACATCAGAGCCTTTGCCCACCTCGCGGCCGAGGATGTCGAGACACTGGGGCAAGAGCTCGACACTCTTCGGCGTTCGGTCGAACAATCACTGGGCGAACGGGATGCCCGGTACATCCGGCGCACCATCGCAGCACAGCGCGCCCTGGAACTCGCCGCCCGCGCCGTGCTGTTCGGTAGCCGCAACCGCTGGGCCTGGATGACCGGGACGGCCATGCTGTCGGTCGCCAAGATCATCGAGAACATGGAGCTCGGCCACAACATCAGCCACGGCCAGTGGGACTGGATGAACGATCCGGAGATCCACTCGACCAACTGGGAATGGGATATGACCGGGCCCTCCGCTCAGTGGCGGCGGGCGCACAACTACTCCCATCACACCTATACCAATGTGCTCGGCAAGGACGAGGACCTCGGTTTCGGTATTCTGCGGATGACTCGGGACGAACCGTGGCGACCGGTGCACCTGGTCCAGCCGGTCGCCAATATCGTGCTCGCCGCGGCCTTCGAGTGGGGCATCGCCCTGCACGATTGGACGATCGAGAAAGAGTTGACCGGGGTTTCCCGCTATCAGGTCTTCTCCGAGCCGAACAAGGCGTTCGCCCGCAAGATCACCCGTCAGGTCGCGAAGGATTTCCTGCTCTATCCCGCGGTCACCGGACCCGCGTTCCTGTCGACGCTGAAAGCGAACGCCACCGCGAACCTGATCCGCAATCTGTGGGCCTATGCCGTGATCTTCTGCGGCCATTTTCCCGACGGTGCGGAGAAGTTCACCGAGGAACAGCTCGAGGGCGAAACGCCCGGTGAATGGTATCTGCGTCAGATGCTGGGCAGCGCGAACTTCTCCGCGGGCCCGGTCATGGGTTTCATGAGTGGCAATCTGAGCTATCAGATCGAACATCACCTGTTCCCGGATCTGCCCAGCAATCGCTACCCCGAGGTCGCGGTCGGCGTCCGCGGACTCTGCGAGAAATACGATCTGCCCTACACCACCGGATCACTGGGCAAGCAATACCTGCTGGCCTTCCGCACCATTCACAAACTCGCCCTCCCCGACCGGTTCCTGCGGCGCACCGCCGACGATGCGCCGGAAACCTCCTCGGAACGCAAATTCGCCGGCGTCACGTTGCACCCGGGGTCGGAGAACCGGCCGTGGAGTATCGATCCGGCGACCGGAAAGCGCCGCGGGCTGCGCTGGGCGATGCACGAGGCGAAGATCGCGTTGCGCGCCAAAGCAGAGCACGAGAAAGAGGTGTTGCGGGGCGCCGAACGGACCCTGCGAGCCAAAGCCCGGCAGGAGCAGGATCTGCTCCGGCGGGCCCGACACGCTCTGCGTAAATCGCATACCTCGTACTCCGCCTGA
- a CDS encoding ferredoxin reductase: MGRKPNAMTVRGVKNWLEAPAAGIAERGGKLNLLRGAVARVTTPLLPDDYLHLANPLWSARELRGRVVDVRKETADSATLVIKPGWGFDFRYEPGQYIGIGILVEGRWHWRSYSLTSPPDWNDPRYGKKVIAIAVKAMPEGFLSSHLVNGVSAGTVVRLAAPQGAFVLPSPPPPKVLFLTAGSGITPVMSMLRAMDRRDVVTDVVHIHSARTAEDVMFAAELDALHARHPGFVSHVHLTGEKGKFATETLDELYPDWRERQTWACGPLGMLDEIEKHWHEAGLESALHVERFEVERSATTEGGTVTFGKSGRTVTVDGATTLLEAGESAGVQLPFGCRMGICQTCVVTLSSGHARDLRNGTERFEGEKVQTCISAAAGDCTLEV; this comes from the coding sequence ATGGGCAGGAAACCGAACGCGATGACGGTGCGCGGTGTCAAGAACTGGCTGGAGGCGCCGGCGGCCGGTATCGCCGAGCGCGGCGGCAAACTGAATCTGCTGCGGGGCGCGGTGGCACGGGTCACCACCCCCCTGCTGCCCGACGACTATCTACATCTGGCCAACCCGCTGTGGTCGGCGCGGGAGTTGCGCGGCCGCGTCGTCGACGTCCGTAAGGAGACCGCCGATTCGGCGACCCTGGTGATCAAACCCGGCTGGGGATTCGATTTCCGCTACGAACCCGGGCAGTACATCGGAATCGGAATTCTCGTGGAAGGCCGCTGGCACTGGCGTTCGTATTCGCTGACCAGCCCGCCCGACTGGAACGACCCCCGCTACGGCAAGAAGGTCATCGCTATCGCGGTGAAGGCGATGCCGGAAGGTTTCCTGTCCAGCCACCTGGTCAACGGGGTGTCGGCCGGCACGGTCGTACGGCTGGCCGCCCCGCAGGGCGCCTTCGTGCTACCGTCCCCGCCGCCGCCGAAGGTGTTGTTCCTCACCGCCGGGTCCGGGATCACACCCGTCATGTCGATGCTGCGCGCCATGGATCGCCGCGACGTGGTGACCGATGTGGTGCACATCCATTCGGCACGGACCGCCGAGGACGTGATGTTCGCGGCCGAACTCGACGCGCTGCACGCCCGGCATCCCGGATTCGTCTCGCACGTCCACCTCACCGGCGAGAAGGGCAAGTTCGCGACCGAAACCCTGGACGAGCTCTACCCCGATTGGCGGGAACGCCAGACCTGGGCGTGCGGTCCCCTGGGCATGCTCGACGAGATCGAGAAGCACTGGCACGAAGCCGGTCTCGAATCGGCCCTGCACGTGGAACGGTTCGAGGTGGAGCGCTCGGCGACCACCGAGGGCGGCACCGTCACCTTCGGCAAGAGCGGCCGTACCGTGACTGTGGACGGGGCCACCACCTTGCTGGAGGCCGGCGAATCCGCTGGTGTTCAGCTGCCGTTCGGCTGCCGGATGGGCATCTGCCAGACGTGTGTGGTCACCTTGAGTTCGGGACATGCACGCGATCTTCGCAACGGAACCGAACGGTTCGAAGGAGAGAAAGTGCAGACGTGCATCTCGGCCGCGGCGGGTGACTGCACGCTCGAGGTGTGA
- a CDS encoding DUF6912 family protein, with protein MRVYVPATVPMLRELVDTRELHAVGGTAFALTPTLREAYASGDDEELAEAAMAEAARAALRLLAEEVHGSTPPMYRRAVIAVDVTGATLRPDLDDAVVKLDGPIQYKRIASVHMDLAEAEPAVAKAVDIIDAADLGDEDAEFVLGDAEDHQLAWYATQELPFLIDLL; from the coding sequence ATGCGGGTGTACGTGCCGGCCACCGTGCCGATGCTGCGCGAGCTCGTGGACACACGCGAACTGCACGCGGTGGGCGGGACGGCCTTCGCGCTCACCCCCACCCTGCGTGAGGCCTACGCGTCGGGGGACGACGAGGAGCTGGCCGAGGCCGCCATGGCCGAGGCCGCGCGGGCGGCGTTGCGGCTGCTCGCCGAGGAAGTGCACGGCTCCACTCCCCCCATGTATCGCCGTGCGGTGATCGCGGTGGACGTCACAGGTGCGACCCTGCGGCCCGACCTCGACGACGCGGTCGTGAAACTGGACGGACCGATCCAGTACAAGCGGATCGCCTCGGTTCATATGGACCTGGCCGAGGCCGAACCCGCGGTGGCCAAGGCGGTCGACATCATCGATGCCGCCGACCTGGGAGACGAGGACGCCGAGTTCGTCCTCGGCGACGCCGAGGACCATCAACTGGCCTGGTACGCAACCCAGGAACTGCCGTTCCTGATCGATCTGCTGTGA